GGTTGGTTGACCATTTAATTAATACCTTTCTTATTGTAATAAATGTCAAATTAAACCCCTGAAAAAAAGCTACCCTTGCGAATAGAGACCTGCTTTTTATAACAAGTGCAACGAGTGTTCATACATACCCAAATAATTTGGCActtaattttgaaataattctttttaacTAACAAATTATTGCAAATTTCGCAAGTTAAGCCACTAGCTAATAGGTTAGAATACATCAGAAATTCAACTAATTCCTGATCATTCATCCTAACTAACTCGGTCTCGAACGAATCTAAACTCATAATAAgggtttaaaaaaataaaaataaaagtaaaaaaatttgaaaggATTTTTTCCCCCAAATGTATAACAGTGGGATTTTTTCCCCCACTGGGGGAAAAAATCCCACTGATCCGCGATATTGGTAAATATTACAacaaatgtaaaatatgtttaaagGCGGGTGGCGAGTGTCCCGTATAGACGGGACTTTgctatatttaaaatagctttctaaaatattgttaatattaataactTTATTGATGGTGTTTCTATTCCTCTGATGTTCCATACTCTTCACAGACAgactttcttttatattttatttttaatttattatttcttgtcAACACTAAACACAAACATTGGCGTACTTACGAATGTAGTAACGACCATCCAACTTtcgtttgtttgtttgtgtGACTCATCATTACCCGCCGTTTAAGATGTTTGACGGCCGATGGTTTTAACAGTTGTCCATGTGATGTAGTCATGTACATCACATTCTGCCCTCTCCTAAagctttaaattttttaaagatacCACTTCAGTCTTATATGTTCCTGACCAACCTTTATGTTTAGATATTTCGTCCGGCGGCTCTACTATTGTATTGTTTATAACACTACTTAACACTAATTGCTTCTTTGagtgtttatattttgtaatgTTTCTTTCATCTTGTTTTTTACCTTATGCGCCTTcatatatttcattttatcacggtatttgatttttattaatttaatatctcGATTTCTTTTACAttcatcatttttattttccttttctttattttttatcttattGTTAAGTTTTTGGTCAATATCtatgtttcttttaatatttttatcttttactttaaatatatttgtttcaACTACCTTCTCGCGTAGTTTCTCATTAATAAGCGTGTTCGCTTTTATTTCATCATTTGCTGATGTTTCGtgtttaattttaactTCATTCAATTTGTTCTTATTTATCAATTCTTTCTTTGATAAGTCATTATTCTCGACTTTATCTTTtgtttctttaatttcCTTCATCATGTATAGCTTTACTGGAACATCCTCTTTGACTTTTCGATGTTGCGATGTTTTCCTTAGCTGTTcggaaatattattttttatcgtaAAGCATTCATTTGAATCGTGCGTAGTATTTTTGTGTAAACTGCACCATTTACTATTCGTATAGTTATCGTTTTGATTCCTAAATCGTTCTCGATCCATGTTAATTTGTCTTTGTTTGAGACCTCGTCTCTTACCTTCTAATATAAGATATTCTTCTACTGATTCTAGATATGCAACGATatcttcaattttttttccaattctaaaatttttaatctaGTTGAAAATCCTAAGCCCATAAAGAAACTTTCTCTTAGTTTTCTTTCATATAGCTTTCTGGTTAAACCTTCAATTCTGCTATATTGGTcaattaaatcttttaattctgttaaatattctttgatatatttgaaCTGTGTCTGCTTGCATTCAATTAATTTCAGTTGTACCATTTCTGAactcatttttttagttaattttttttttataaatatttttatttcttttaattctgataaagaaaatactGGTTGTAACATTGGGTCTTTAATGAGCTCTCCTAAAGCTATTTTCTGTTTCTTAATATCCCAATTCTTATGTTTACTTATTTGGTTGAATTCTTCAAACCAATGTTCTAATTCAGCAAAATCATACTCTCTGATGTCTGCTATAATGTCTAAGTGTTTTTCCACTTCTAAATCGATCTCCTTGATCgtgtatttaaattttaatccTTCTctggattttttttttattttttcctgCAATACAAGTTGCTCTTTGAAATCAAATTTGTCCTGTATAGACGGGACTTTgctatatttaaaatagctttctaaaatattgttaatattaataactTTATTGATGGTGTTTCTATTCCTCTGATGTTCCATACTCTTCACAGACAgactttcttttatattttatttttaatttattatttcttgtcAACACTAAACACAAACATTGGCGTACTTACGAATGTAGTAACGACCATCCAACTTtcgtttgtttgtttgtttgtggGACTCATCATTACCTGCGTTTAAGATGTTTGACAGCTGATGGTTTTGACAGTTGTCCATGTGAGGAAGTCATGTACAACACAGCGAGAAAGttaaactaaaaataaagtcaTTGAAACGACGAAACCTAATGAACTTTGGGAAGTAGATCTAATAGGAAGATTAAATGACAATGGAAAAACCAAATTTATAGTCATATGTGTAGACCACCATACTAAATGTATCGAGacgaaaattttaacaCAAAACCTcgttttaattataaaagcaCTTGAAGAATTTATGAGTAAGTGCAATGAAAAGCCAGATAGAATATTATCAGATTGTGGACTTGAATTTGCAATTACAAAGGTTATAGTTTGGGCAAAAGACTGGTATTAAAAGGGACTTCTCGTCCCCATTCCATCATCAGACCACTGGAGCTGTCGAACGTGTAATCCAAACATTTATGAACAAGTTGAAAAAGATTACAGATTTGGAAAGAGACATTGGACTAAGCTGGTGGAGGTTGCAACATTGGCCGTAAATTTATCTTACACAGAGCTATTGGGACCTCAACATCCGTATATAAAAAGGAAGATTGCCAGAATTGAATATAGACAACCCCCGAATCAACCTAGAgttctaattttaatgaaTAATCGAAAAAAGACAAGGAagataatatttgaaaaatataggCAACATATCATTAAAGGAAAAAAGAACTTAAACGTGTTTATAAGGAAGGAGATGAGGTGGCCGTATTTCGACCTactcaaaataaaatggaaTCAAATTAGACATTAggattttaaatattgaaaaaacttTAGACGACGCATACCTAGTTTTAAATGGAAAGTCGGAACTCAGAACCAATAAAGCTCATTTAAAGGCTGTTATTTTAGATGAGGGGATGTTGTAGTTACTTACGCTTAAACTGAGCATTTATAATGCTTggatatttctttatatttttataatattttaaccCCATCTTATGGAAGAAGGAAGccaaataaaacatttcaCTAACAATTATAGTTTCTTTTTGAATAGAATTTTTCAACTATAAACccaattaataatatattaattatttataataaacgCCTCTAGCTAAAACagtttttctaaatatatgaaaagTACTATATGTTCtaacaataatattttatgggCTTGTTGAAGATTAAGAGAGAGTCCAAAATTACTTTACAAcagaaatttaatattagtagaataaaatatataattgtaCCTATACTGTAAATATTAATGTtatattaaagataaatttgTCCAAAAATACAGATACAACCGATTTATATtccatttaaatttatatacgatacaataaaagttaaaaatatcaaaaaaaggtACATAATACCTTATGTGAATAGTTCTTGGGTTCAAGTCGATAGAACATTGTTACTTCATTTCTTAATTGGGGGTTGttccaattttttaaaaaacaaatatatgaGTTgaatagatttaaaatttaagagGTATCGTGGTCATTGTTCTTGTCGAAATTGATGCCTTCTATTCTCAGGCAGTACACAATGCAGCTTAAAATTAACTTTATGAGGTTTCTATTatagtaaatttattggaaatttacaatttggcccttttatttcttttagtGCTTTAAATAgatgttaaattttttaatatatttcttcataagttttcttatataatcaggataaaatttaatgagTAAGATTTTAATTGcgatatattttcttagaCAAATTATTcgtttgaaaaaaaaaactatatcCACACCCATTACTATGTGGTTTCAATATTAGAATCGCTTTGGGGAAATTCTATAATGTTTAATAAGAGATTTGAGAGTAAGTTTTAAGATATGTCCTAATTCTGGTAGTTATTGatctatatatatatatatgtcGGGATCTGGTTTTCGGTACGAACACTATTATCAGGACATTGTTCATATTCTAAACGACAACAAAGATTAGAACAAATTTTTTGGCCTTTGACATATATAtacatgaaaaaaataatatcaacACAAACCTTTGAAAGAAATACATAATAAAGAGgttaaatgaaatttttggGGGTAACATCATAAAACgcataattatttaaagcaattgttttaataaatcctGTTAAAAGTCAACAATTAGTAAGTGCCGCGttttagaattaaaattttcataatttgaatatataGATAAGTTGACAATATAAGACAATAAATGAGGTTTTACTGGTTTTAATATGGAAattgatattaaaaagtcgttatctaaatttgataaattttgtcATATACGACAGGAAAAATACACATAATCGTATTGTGAACTTTCCATTCACATACTTGTAAAAACGCCGTATTATTTACCATATatcattatatataataataaaatactaaattaaaataattttatttttgtttaaagaATCTCAGAAGGAAGTCCTGGAACTGCCAGATGAGACTGTAAGCGTATCTTGTGaaaagtaattaataatccaaatattatacccaaataaattatataaatttttgtttaaactGTACTAAATGcttgaaagaaaaaaaaatacatcaGAGGCTAATAGATTTGATATTATACCTTTTCTGTTAAAAATTATCGATACCTATATTGTTCTGTGTTATATTTTCACTAATATCTtctatgtatttttttaattgtttgtGTCGATAGGCTTCAACTTAATGATATAATAcgttcaattttttttataatgttgATGCGATACTGTGATGTACATTACTACATCACATGAACAGATGTCAAATATGCCATCTGTCACTAATGTCCAAAGACACGTCAAGCATTTCAAGTGACCCGCCAAGTTGAGTCacacaaacaaacaaacgaAAGTTGATGGCTGTTACTACATTCGTAAGTACTCCAATGTTTGTGTTTAGTGTTGacaacaaataataaattaaaaataaactataaaagaaagtcTGTCTGTGAAGGGTATGGAATATATGGAGTATAAGAGAAATAGTAAAAtcatcaaaaaaacaatattaaattataacatTCTAGAAAgcaattacaaaaatagcaaagttttttttatacaggACAGATACAACGCCAATCTATGACTTTATATGTAAAACTGTACTGTTTAAGAGACAGATTCTTGAATAAATTGATTTACGACGATTTCATATTTCCGGTTTAAAAGTTTTGGACCTTTAGCTATCAGTTGATGTTATCGTAGTATATTGGTGGAAGATATTCGATGccgtttttttgttattttaaaatctgaACTATtgtgaaaaataaaaatattaattttggCCAAATTCCCGCTCTAATTTTATCAGATGTTGGTAAGACATTTTgcactaaaaaattttctgttttttatttataaaaaatgtgaaTCTGCATGTAACAACATATAGATTAAATTTAGTTTGCCCATAATTGTTCAATACAAAACCATTACACAACATCATATAACAATGCTGACTTATTGTACCAAAACTAATTGACTATTGGCAAtggaatatttttgttccgaaaatattattatatgtaTAAGAACTGAAAaccattatattttatttatttctttaaaaaaataatagtcttataaaaaaatgtagaataataaaaatatatacaaatagaaaaatcttttataaaaatttatttataacgCGATTAGTACTAAAGTAAATCCAATGACAGAAATAGACACCAATACTTTGTCTGCATTGCTACTTACAGAATCTTCATCAACGTTTTTATCGTAGTTTTTTACTTTcgtattcttttttttctatttgcGGGCTAGAGGCTGCATTCTTTTGTTGATAGGTTGGTTTATACTTATAAAATGAAGACCTTTTGTTGGTCTGTATTCCTTCTATATACCTAGGTTTGGAATTATAAACAGCTTCGATTGTTTTTTCGTCATTAGCCATTTCATTGTATTCttgtatattataattaaatttttctggTTTTAACTGAAAATCATTCGGTGTTGGGGCATATGCAAGCATGTATTTGTCACCTTTAGTCTTGACAATAAGATCTTTACTATCAAGTAATTCTCCGGCGTTTTCATGTACAGCAATTTTCTTAGGCATACTTCATTCATTATCATTTGGCtcttttgattttatttctattcCTTCTCGATCATCAGCCTTAATAGAATAGGCCACATTGTCTTTTGAATTGATCAATTCTTTAAGACTAACATTgttgaatataaatactAGAAGTTGCAGGtccatttttaaaaacctcataaaaattttatttatattttacatgCTTATTTACTGTGATGTACATTACTACATCACATGAACAGAggtcaaatatatcatcTGTCACTTATGTTCAAATGAATGTCAACCATTTTAAGTGGCCCGTCGAGATGAGTCacataaacaaa
The DNA window shown above is from Vairimorpha necatrix chromosome 7, complete sequence and carries:
- a CDS encoding reverse transcriptase, which translates into the protein MVLTVVHVRKSFIETTKPNELWEVDLIGRLNDNGKTKFIVICVDHHTKCIETKILTQNLVLIIKALEEFMSKCNEKPDRILSDCGLEFAITKVIVWAKDWY